The Triticum aestivum cultivar Chinese Spring chromosome 7B, IWGSC CS RefSeq v2.1, whole genome shotgun sequence genome window below encodes:
- the LOC123158695 gene encoding uncharacterized protein, with amino-acid sequence MRIDYGGAVHSYPYHGTLLGCRHGRVLVVDHRRREALVCDPVTGDQRRIALPPEFGAGNMAHGAVLCCDGHPSHVHGGCHPSPFKVVLVQTFSRGNYDSRAGARVYSSETGMSGNLISAPERLEGGYVDFSRPSTLAGNSLYWWIHGSYDMELLEFDIGRQSLAVIQKLPVRDIQKSKSFIHIIRAEDGSVGFAMLSYPSLQMWDLKADGDGAATWFPRNTVNLELVPNRRAAETAIVGYVEDDDAILIKFNNDVFMVQLESIESRKLCESIVRHQYHPFTSLYSSGEFGRCRGLDSMPSPADPAIPTSIAAPPVMKAPEQRAWTFQHVPRKRRS; translated from the exons ATGCGGATCGACTACGGCGGCGCCGTCCACTCCTACCCCTACCACGGCACGCTCCTCGGGTGCCGCCACGGGCGCGTCCTCGTCGTTGACCACCGGCGGCGCGAGGCCCTCGTGTGCGACCCCGTCACCGGCGACCAGCGCCGCATCGCCCTCCCGCCGGAGTTCGGCGCGGGCAACATGGCCCACGGGGCCGTGCTCTGCTGCGATGGCCACCCCTCACACGTGCACGGTGGCTGCCACCCGAGCCCCTTCAAGGTGGTCCTGGTGCAGACCTTCTCCAGAGGGAATTATGATTCCCGAGCGGGCGCCCGTGTCTACTCGTCGGAGACCGGCATGTCGGGCAACCTGATCTCGGCGCCGGAACGATTGGAAGGCGGTTACGTCGATTTCAGCCGCCCCTCAACCCTCGCCGGCAACTCCCTTTACTGGTGGATCCATGGCTCCTATGACATGGAGTTACTTGAGTTTGATATTGGTAGGCAGAGCCTAGCGGTGATCCAAAAACTTCCTGTTAGAGATATCCAGAAATCGAAAAGTTTCATCCACATCATCCGGGCAGAGGATGGCAGTGTTGGCTTTGCCATGTTGTCGTATCCAAGCCTCCAAATGTGGGACCTGAAGGCTGACGGGGATGGTGCCGCCACATGGTTTCCACGGAATACCGTGAATCTCGAGCTCGTCCCGAATAGGAGGGCTGCCGAAACAGCTATAGTCGGGTATGTGGAGGATGACGACGCAATTCTTATAAAGTTCAACAACGACGTCTTCATGGTTCAACTTGAGTCAATTGAGTCAAGGAAACTTTGTGAAAGCATTGTGAGGCACCAATATCATCCTTTCACAAGTTTGTATTCTTCAG GGGAGTTTGGTCGCTGCAGAGGTCTGGATAGCATGCCGAGCCCAGCAGATCCGGCCATCCCGACGAGCATAGCAGCTCCACCTGTCATGAAGGCACCAGAGCAACGGGCTTGGACATTCCAGCATGTACCAAGGAAGCGTAGGAGTTGA